A section of the Deltaproteobacteria bacterium genome encodes:
- a CDS encoding aspartate carbamoyltransferase catalytic subunit, translated as MAWGKRKDLLGIEDLSREEIETLLDTAESFKDVSLREIKKVPALRGVTVVNLFLEPSTRTRTSFELAGKRLSADVINISASSSSILKGESLKDTAWNIEAMNADILIVRHGAAGTAHFLSRMLDCSVINAGDGAHEHPTQALLDLFSIRERKKKFDGLTIAIVGDITHSRVARSNILALRKLGASVRIAGPGTMIPVGIESMDVEVCRSLDEAICGVDVIMMLRIQKERQEKSLFPSDREYARFFGLTRQRLRGAKKDLIIMHPGPINRGVEIAPDVADGPYSIILDQVTNGVAVRMATLYLYSGAKR; from the coding sequence ATGGCCTGGGGTAAACGAAAGGATCTGCTGGGCATAGAGGACCTGAGCCGGGAAGAGATTGAGACCCTCCTTGATACGGCCGAGTCCTTCAAGGATGTCTCTCTCCGGGAGATCAAAAAGGTCCCCGCCCTGCGGGGGGTGACCGTGGTCAATCTTTTTCTGGAACCCTCCACCCGTACCCGGACCTCCTTTGAGCTTGCCGGCAAAAGGCTCTCCGCCGATGTAATCAATATCTCCGCTTCGAGCAGCAGTATTCTGAAAGGAGAGAGCCTCAAGGATACGGCCTGGAATATCGAAGCGATGAACGCCGATATCCTGATCGTACGCCACGGAGCGGCCGGGACGGCCCATTTCCTCTCCCGGATGCTCGACTGTTCCGTGATCAATGCCGGTGACGGAGCCCACGAACACCCGACGCAGGCCCTGTTGGATCTTTTTTCGATTCGGGAACGGAAGAAGAAGTTCGACGGTCTCACGATCGCCATTGTCGGAGATATTACCCACAGCCGTGTTGCCCGTTCCAACATTCTGGCCCTACGTAAATTAGGGGCCTCCGTCCGGATCGCCGGGCCGGGGACCATGATTCCCGTGGGGATCGAGTCGATGGATGTGGAGGTCTGCCGAAGCCTTGATGAGGCGATTTGCGGGGTGGACGTGATCATGATGCTTCGAATCCAAAAGGAGCGGCAGGAGAAGAGCCTGTTTCCTTCGGACCGGGAGTACGCCCGGTTCTTCGGCCTGACCCGGCAGCGCCTCCGGGGGGCGAAGAAAGACCTCATTATCATGCACCCGGGACCGATCAACCGGGGGGTGGAGATCGCCCCCGATGTGGCCGACGGACCCTATTCAATCATCCTCGACCAGGTAACCAACGGAGTTGCCGTCCGGATGGCAACCCTCTATCTCTATTCCGGAGCGAAACGGTGA
- the pyrR gene encoding bifunctional pyr operon transcriptional regulator/uracil phosphoribosyltransferase PyrR — translation MSGSRKHQQAETRVIDAAGMAELIRDLAARIVRENPDLTDVTLVGIRSRGAHLAGRIAVRIRETTGVVLPVGILDISLYRDDLRSRIDQPELIRTEIPGPLEDHNIILVDDVLFTGRTIRAALDGIMDLGRARKIQLAVLVDRGHRELPIRANYTGQYIPTSLEQTIRVRFSEDGEEDGVILRELGK, via the coding sequence ATGTCCGGTTCACGGAAACATCAACAGGCGGAAACCCGGGTCATCGATGCTGCGGGGATGGCCGAATTAATCCGGGACCTGGCGGCACGGATCGTCCGGGAAAACCCGGATCTCACCGATGTGACACTTGTCGGGATCCGAAGCCGCGGCGCTCATCTGGCCGGCAGAATCGCCGTGAGAATCCGGGAAACGACAGGGGTGGTTCTTCCCGTCGGGATCCTCGATATCAGCCTGTACCGGGATGACCTGAGATCCCGGATCGACCAACCGGAGCTGATCCGGACGGAAATTCCCGGTCCGCTGGAGGATCACAATATTATTCTGGTGGACGATGTTCTCTTCACCGGGAGGACGATTCGGGCGGCGCTTGACGGGATCATGGATCTGGGACGGGCCCGGAAGATCCAGTTGGCCGTCCTTGTGGACCGGGGACACCGGGAACTCCCGATTCGGGCAAACTATACGGGGCAGTATATTCCCACCTCCCTGGAGCAGACGATCCGTGTCCGTTTTTCCGAGGACGGGGAGGAGGATGGTGTGATCCTCCGGGAACTCGGAAAGTAA
- the lepB gene encoding signal peptidase I gives MSKRKVAEKNVRPKSFWRENIEAILIAVVLALFIRTFVVQAFKIPSGSMLETLQIGDHILVNKFIYGTHIPFTDISVLPVRKPQRGDIVVFKYPRDESRDFIKRLIGVPGDTIEVRNKIVYINGKPLPDPYVAHRHRNSRIIPGNRDNFGPVTVPPHSYFMMGDNRDGSYDSRFWGFVKQDEILGKALIIYWSWDRETKRPRLGRIGKILR, from the coding sequence ATGTCGAAAAGAAAAGTTGCAGAGAAGAACGTACGGCCGAAATCCTTCTGGCGTGAGAATATCGAGGCCATTCTTATTGCCGTGGTGCTGGCTCTCTTTATCCGGACCTTTGTCGTTCAGGCTTTCAAGATCCCGTCGGGGTCCATGCTGGAAACCCTGCAAATCGGCGATCATATTCTGGTGAACAAGTTTATCTACGGGACCCATATTCCCTTTACGGATATTTCCGTCCTTCCGGTACGCAAACCGCAACGGGGGGATATTGTTGTTTTCAAGTATCCAAGAGATGAAAGCCGGGACTTTATCAAACGGTTGATCGGGGTGCCGGGGGATACCATTGAGGTCCGCAACAAGATCGTTTATATCAACGGGAAGCCGCTGCCGGACCCTTACGTGGCACACCGACACCGTAACAGCAGAATTATCCCCGGCAACCGGGACAACTTCGGTCCCGTTACCGTGCCGCCCCATTCCTATTTCATGATGGGGGACAACCGCGACGGCAGCTACGACAGCCGCTTCTGGGGATTTGTAAAACAGGATGAGATCCTGGGCAAGGCCCTCATCATCTACTGGTCCTGGGACCGTGAGACGAAGCGGCCCCGTCTCGGCCGTATCGGAAAGATCCTCCGTTGA
- the lepA gene encoding elongation factor 4, giving the protein MPAVERIRNFSIIAHIDHGKSTLADRILEATGALSDREKKDQFLDQMEIERERGITIKAQTVRLLYCAQDGREYCLNLIDTPGHVDFNYEVSRSLTACEGALLVVDAAQGVEAQTVGNVYLALDHDLELVPVLNKIDLPSADIERTKAEIEEVIGLDASQSIPVSAKTGQGIGEVLEAIIHYVPPPTGDPAAPLKALLFDSWFDPYLGTVSLIRIIDGSITPGMRIRMMATGKEYEVQQVGVFTPRPTPMKKLSVGDVGFFMAGIKNVRDTQVGDTVTDAARQASLPLPGFQQVKPMVFAGLYPVDSKDYRLLNDAMDKLQLNDSSFSYDPETSNALGFGFRCGFLGLLHMEIVQERLEREFEIPLITTSPTVIYRVIEVTGEELLIENPSKLPPVQKIEKIMEPVILSTIMVPKEYVGAVITLAQERRGTQKGIEYHGTHRASIQYELPLNEIVVDFYDRLKSATRGYASFDYEFSGYREAKMVRLDILINGELVDALSVIVHTERAYYRGRNLALKLKRIIHRQLYEVVIQAAVGNKVIARETIKALRKNVTAKCYGGDISRKRKLLEKQKEGKKRMKSVGKVEIPQEAFMSVLRMEKDG; this is encoded by the coding sequence ATGCCGGCGGTTGAACGGATTCGAAATTTTTCCATTATTGCCCACATCGATCATGGTAAATCGACCCTGGCCGACAGGATCCTGGAGGCTACGGGGGCCTTGAGCGACCGGGAGAAAAAAGACCAGTTCCTCGATCAGATGGAGATCGAGCGTGAACGGGGGATTACCATCAAGGCACAGACGGTCCGTCTTCTCTATTGCGCGCAGGATGGTCGGGAGTATTGTCTGAACCTGATTGATACTCCGGGGCATGTCGATTTCAACTACGAGGTCTCCCGAAGCCTGACGGCCTGCGAGGGGGCGCTTTTAGTTGTGGATGCCGCCCAGGGGGTCGAAGCCCAGACGGTGGGGAATGTCTACCTGGCCCTGGATCACGATCTCGAATTGGTCCCCGTGCTGAACAAAATCGATCTGCCCAGTGCAGATATCGAGAGAACCAAAGCGGAGATCGAGGAAGTAATCGGACTGGATGCCTCCCAGTCCATCCCGGTGAGTGCCAAGACCGGGCAGGGGATCGGCGAGGTCCTGGAGGCGATCATTCATTACGTGCCGCCCCCCACGGGAGATCCGGCGGCTCCCCTGAAAGCGCTCCTCTTTGACTCCTGGTTTGATCCCTACCTCGGGACGGTCTCTCTGATCCGGATCATTGATGGTTCGATCACACCGGGAATGCGGATCCGGATGATGGCCACCGGCAAAGAGTATGAGGTGCAGCAGGTGGGCGTCTTCACTCCCCGTCCGACGCCGATGAAAAAACTCTCCGTGGGAGATGTCGGCTTCTTCATGGCCGGAATCAAGAACGTCCGGGACACCCAGGTGGGGGATACCGTGACCGATGCCGCACGGCAGGCGTCCCTGCCCCTCCCCGGTTTCCAGCAGGTGAAGCCGATGGTCTTCGCCGGACTCTACCCGGTCGATAGCAAGGATTACCGATTGCTGAACGATGCCATGGACAAACTGCAGTTGAATGACTCCTCCTTTTCCTATGATCCGGAGACATCCAACGCGCTGGGGTTTGGGTTCCGCTGCGGGTTCTTGGGGCTTCTCCATATGGAGATCGTTCAGGAGCGGCTGGAACGGGAGTTCGAGATCCCCCTGATTACCACCTCCCCCACGGTGATCTACCGGGTGATTGAGGTCACGGGAGAAGAGCTGTTGATTGAAAATCCCTCGAAGCTTCCGCCCGTTCAGAAGATTGAAAAGATCATGGAGCCGGTGATTCTGTCAACGATTATGGTGCCGAAGGAGTATGTGGGGGCCGTCATCACATTGGCCCAGGAACGGCGGGGGACCCAGAAGGGGATTGAATATCACGGTACACACCGGGCCTCGATTCAATATGAGTTGCCCCTCAACGAGATCGTCGTCGATTTCTATGACCGGCTGAAATCGGCGACCCGCGGGTATGCTTCTTTTGATTACGAGTTTTCCGGTTATCGGGAGGCGAAGATGGTCCGTCTCGACATCCTCATAAACGGAGAACTTGTTGACGCCCTTTCGGTCATTGTGCATACGGAGCGGGCCTACTACCGCGGGCGGAACCTGGCCCTGAAACTGAAACGAATTATTCACCGCCAGTTATATGAAGTCGTGATTCAGGCGGCCGTCGGCAACAAGGTGATTGCCCGGGAAACGATCAAGGCCCTCCGGAAGAATGTGACCGCCAAGTGTTACGGCGGGGACATCTCCCGCAAGCGGAAGCTCCTGGAAAAACAGAAAGAAGGCAAGAAGCGGATGAAGAGCGTGGGGAAGGTGGAGATCCCCCAGGAGGCCTTCATGTCCGTTCTGAGAATGGAGAAGGACGGATAG
- a CDS encoding HAMP domain-containing histidine kinase, whose translation MNFTLPMWPIYVTDVIGSLLSLIIAVACVSASKKLTRKHPDHPLFAYLYWVSLAIAVFSLSRSFGHLIQPLLLFMGDRTLWKVISPVSGAVNSVVLVIVGTLICYYGRVKQSYRALREERDRIMIAEMRLEEAHGEIVRLIDQVRPGGDLSVRYDNPDLINCWEIKDCALHACPAYLSPHLRCWHFGRDYCCSRFPETMDNCGCEACEIYRIAHRDPVQRLGESFNDMMFILEKQAGQLQKANEKLREEDLRKTKFLEIVAHDLRTPLTSILSYADLLLRYKDEPEETRNEFLQTIVHESQRLSDLISDYLDLSRIESGRMEYRFLPIDLRKIIDHSVSVYSGACRKKNIEISIENVPSQISLRGDKRRLIQVISNLLSNAVKFTPDRGKIKIEASYSEEPPAWTVAISDSGPGIPKEHLEDIFEKYAQLHEGEIYEVTGSGLGLSICKEIIDGHAGRIRAENRPGGGVTFHVVLPVLDEAPTAGQEVALPSLTLPAS comes from the coding sequence GTGAATTTTACTCTCCCCATGTGGCCTATCTATGTTACCGATGTTATCGGTTCTCTCCTTTCTCTGATTATAGCGGTTGCCTGCGTATCCGCTTCGAAAAAGTTGACCCGAAAGCATCCGGATCATCCCCTTTTTGCCTATCTTTACTGGGTTTCCCTGGCGATCGCCGTTTTTTCCCTTTCACGATCTTTCGGGCATCTAATACAGCCTCTGCTCCTTTTTATGGGGGATCGCACTCTCTGGAAGGTAATCTCGCCCGTCAGCGGCGCCGTGAATTCCGTGGTCCTGGTGATTGTGGGAACCCTGATCTGCTATTACGGACGGGTGAAGCAGAGCTATCGGGCACTCCGGGAAGAACGGGACCGGATCATGATCGCAGAGATGCGGCTGGAGGAGGCACATGGGGAGATCGTCCGTCTGATCGACCAGGTTCGGCCCGGCGGGGATCTCTCCGTCCGGTATGATAATCCCGATCTGATTAACTGCTGGGAGATCAAGGATTGCGCCCTTCATGCCTGCCCGGCTTATCTGTCGCCGCATCTGAGATGCTGGCATTTCGGCCGGGACTACTGTTGCAGCCGCTTCCCGGAAACGATGGATAACTGTGGCTGTGAGGCATGCGAGATTTATCGGATTGCTCACCGGGATCCGGTGCAGCGGCTCGGGGAAAGTTTCAACGACATGATGTTTATCCTGGAGAAACAGGCGGGCCAGTTGCAAAAAGCGAATGAGAAGCTCCGGGAAGAGGACCTTCGGAAGACGAAGTTTCTTGAAATCGTGGCCCATGACCTGCGGACTCCTTTGACCTCGATTCTCTCCTATGCTGATCTCCTCCTCCGGTACAAGGATGAACCGGAAGAGACCCGGAACGAGTTTCTGCAGACGATCGTTCATGAGAGTCAGCGTCTTTCCGATCTGATCAGCGACTACCTTGACCTTTCCAGGATCGAATCGGGCCGGATGGAGTACCGTTTTCTTCCCATCGATCTGCGGAAGATCATTGATCATTCCGTCTCCGTCTATTCGGGAGCCTGCCGGAAGAAGAATATTGAGATCTCCATAGAAAATGTCCCGTCACAGATCTCTCTCCGGGGTGACAAAAGACGTCTGATTCAGGTAATCAGCAACCTGTTGAGCAATGCAGTCAAGTTTACTCCCGACAGGGGGAAGATTAAGATCGAAGCATCTTATTCGGAGGAACCTCCCGCATGGACCGTTGCGATATCGGATTCGGGTCCCGGGATTCCAAAAGAGCATCTGGAAGATATTTTTGAAAAGTATGCACAGCTTCACGAAGGTGAAATCTATGAAGTGACCGGATCCGGTCTGGGACTTTCCATCTGCAAGGAGATCATTGACGGTCATGCCGGACGGATTCGGGCTGAAAACCGGCCCGGGGGAGGGGTCACCTTCCATGTTGTTCTTCCTGTCCTGGACGAAGCTCCGACCGCAGGGCAGGAAGTCGCCCTCCCTTCCCTGACGCTTCCCGCCTCCTGA
- the mtaB gene encoding tRNA (N(6)-L-threonylcarbamoyladenosine(37)-C(2))-methylthiotransferase MtaB → MRYLIKTLGCKVNQIESAQLAENLEREGYCPASEGEKADLCILNTCTVTARTDAECRRVIRRLVRENPGARIVVTGCYAETDPEAIKAVPGIDRVVGKGRNGGLSEILIDASLRAEREEKVSVPRPSALLERFGNRSRAFVKIQDGCEAFCSYCIVPYARGRYRSEDPEQVIRQVETFVQNGYPEIVLSGIHLGAYGVDRREPGGLSKLLARLIRIPGDFRIRLSSLEPMEVDDALIDLVTGEEKVCNHLHIPLQCGDDAILARMKRPYRTERYADLVLRLRERDPAMAIGTDLIAGFPGEDDASFERSFQFLETLPLTHFHVFPYSVRSGTVAADLNGGVPGDVKKERCQFLRELGCAKNRRFRERMVGRTLQAVATGTAISRKSAPVFLTNNYLKVLLPHPQKSLPLIFSVKVLQVSDDMLLVETAYHDEKP, encoded by the coding sequence ATGCGTTATCTCATAAAAACCCTTGGCTGCAAGGTCAATCAGATCGAGTCGGCACAGCTTGCGGAAAACCTCGAAAGAGAAGGGTATTGCCCCGCATCGGAGGGTGAAAAAGCCGATCTGTGTATCCTGAATACCTGTACGGTGACGGCACGCACCGACGCCGAATGCCGACGGGTGATTCGGCGTCTTGTCCGGGAGAATCCCGGTGCCCGGATTGTGGTGACCGGCTGTTATGCCGAGACCGATCCGGAGGCGATCAAGGCCGTTCCCGGCATCGACCGGGTTGTGGGGAAGGGGCGGAATGGGGGGCTTTCGGAGATTCTCATTGATGCTTCCCTCCGGGCGGAACGGGAAGAAAAGGTTTCCGTTCCGCGTCCATCGGCCCTCCTGGAACGTTTCGGAAACCGGTCGCGGGCCTTCGTAAAGATTCAGGACGGTTGCGAAGCCTTCTGCTCCTACTGCATTGTTCCTTACGCCCGGGGCCGGTATCGAAGTGAGGACCCGGAGCAGGTCATCCGCCAGGTGGAGACCTTTGTGCAAAACGGATACCCGGAGATCGTCCTTTCCGGCATTCATTTAGGGGCCTACGGAGTGGACCGGCGGGAACCGGGTGGTTTGTCAAAACTCCTGGCACGGTTGATCCGCATTCCGGGGGATTTCCGGATTCGCCTCTCTTCTCTGGAGCCGATGGAGGTTGATGACGCGCTGATCGATCTGGTTACGGGGGAGGAGAAGGTCTGCAATCACCTCCATATTCCCCTGCAATGCGGCGATGACGCCATTCTGGCGCGAATGAAACGGCCCTACCGGACGGAACGATATGCAGATCTCGTTTTGCGCCTCCGGGAACGGGATCCGGCAATGGCCATCGGCACCGACTTGATCGCCGGTTTTCCGGGGGAGGATGATGCCTCCTTCGAGCGGTCCTTTCAATTTCTTGAGACCCTGCCGCTAACTCATTTTCATGTTTTTCCCTATTCCGTTCGGTCGGGGACTGTTGCCGCGGACCTGAACGGGGGGGTGCCCGGCGATGTAAAAAAGGAACGCTGCCAGTTTCTCCGTGAGCTGGGATGTGCGAAGAACCGACGTTTCCGTGAACGGATGGTCGGCCGGACCCTGCAGGCAGTGGCCACCGGAACGGCAATATCCCGGAAGAGTGCTCCGGTCTTTCTGACGAACAATTATCTCAAAGTTTTGCTCCCGCATCCTCAAAAGTCACTTCCCCTGATTTTTTCGGTAAAGGTCTTGCAGGTTTCTGACGATATGCTTCTTGTGGAAACGGCATATCATGATGAAAAACCTTGA